One genomic region from Argentina anserina chromosome 2, drPotAnse1.1, whole genome shotgun sequence encodes:
- the LOC126784322 gene encoding uncharacterized protein LOC126784322 has product MATKLKESTTPGRERKTGGTSPASLTKRSTKPTTPDKPSSTSNSSSTAKPLPNYLRSTASSSRQVPSLTKSRSLKKTHDADNQESKSPKPTLNRRRSFDKPPSPSGLHKPPNSPGREFRETPQRSKSLSVKSVSNVPKPTSKPVSASKPQALPAKTSGTSLRRSTSGIASGSSKKDSRSSRSTTNSSRAPRSQDITEILNLEANLDALNCHEVGEADKIESIEEDNSQDLPDPKLAEEEQVDQQQDHASDSGRDTSSVKDAAEESKADVDTKNEEVIQAEKNLDGHHDQVEEVKYTSKDHESNDNIDQGSNLTSEDTKVEEAIKENKEDESKNEDNLEAVDGESHEVDQKEGQDGDIKEEAKATKSPQEAAAAATPGNNKKEASPAYNDVIEETATKLMSQDQKRRNKVKALVGAFETVIDYESGSKP; this is encoded by the coding sequence ATGGCaacaaaactaaaagaaagTACTACTCCTGGGAGGGAGAGGAAAACTGGCGGCACATCACCAGCTAGCCTCACCAAAAGATCCACAAAACCAACTACTCCTGATAAACCTTCTTCAACCTCAAACTCATCATCAACAGCAAAACCACTCCCAAACTATTTGAGATCAACCGCAAGCTCATCACGCCAGGTTCCTTCTCTGACCAAGTCCAGGTCATTAAAGAAAACCCATGACGCTGATAATCAAGAATCAAAGTCCCCAAAGCCTACACTAAATAGAAGAAGATCCTTTGACAAGCCGCCGTCACCTTCAGGACTACATAAGCCACCCAACTCCCCAGGAAGAGAGTTTAGGGAGACACCACAACGGTCGAAATCTCTTTCGGTTAAAAGTGTGTCGAATGTTCCAAAGCCCACCAGTAAACCTGTATCTGCATCCAAACCACAGGCTTTGCCTGCAAAGACTAGTGGCACTAGTTTGAGGAGAAGCACAAGTGGCATTGCTTCTGGTTCAAGTAAGAAGGATAGTAGAAGTAGTAGAAGTACTACTAATAGTTCAAGAGCTCCAAGGAGTCAGGACATAACAGAAATTCTCAATCTTGAAGCTAATTTAGATGCTTTGAATTGCCATGAGGTTGGAGAGGCGGATAAGATTGAAAGTATTGAGGAAGACAACTCTCAAGACCTTCCGGATCCTAAATTAGCTGAAGAAGAACAGGTTGATCAGCAGCAAGATCATGCTTCAGATTCTGGTCGTGACACTTCGTCTGTTAAAGATGCTGCAGAGGAATCAAAAGCAGATGTGGATACCaaaaatgaagaagttatCCAAGCAGAGAAAAATCTTGATGGTCACCATGATCAAGTTGAGGAGGTTAAATACACTAGCAAAGATCATGAAAGTAATGACAATATTGATCAGGGTTCGAATTTGACAAGTGAGGATACAAAGGTGGAGGAGGCgatcaaagaaaacaaagaagacGAAAGCAAGAATGAGGATAATTTGGAAGCTGTTGACGGAGAAAGCCATGAGGTTGATCAAAAGGAAGGGCAAGATGGAGATataaaagaagaagcaaaggCAACGAAAAGCCCGCAAgaggctgctgctgctgctactCCAGGGAATAACAAGAAGGAGGCGTCCCCTGCATACAATGATGTGATTGAGGAGACTGCAACTAAGCTAATGAGCCAAGATCAGAAGAGAAGGAACAAGGTCAAAGCTTTGGTTGGGGCTTTTGAGACTGTCATAGATTATGAATCAGGATCCAAACCATAA
- the LOC126784321 gene encoding uncharacterized protein LOC126784321: MGRVGSLSLVSHLKRAVKKVRLILLGLKLQRWRIASFLGCAAAKRRCLSFNDRFSLKCCMEEVDTSDDQNSSQLRRVHSTISRSSSTDYEDVDQRADAFIANFRRQLRFERQVSLELSYCRRESS, from the coding sequence ATGGGTAGAGTCGGGAGTTTGTCACTTGTAAGCCACCTGAAGAGAGCAGTGAAGAAAGTGAGACTCATTTTGCTTGGCCTTAAACTACAACGGTGGCGCATTGCTTCATTTCTTGGATGTGCTGCAGCTAAACGGCGGTGTTTGAGCTTCAATGACAGGTTCAGTTTGAAGTGTTGCATGGAAGAGGTTGATACATCTGATGATCAGAATAGCTCACAGCTGAGAAGAGTTCATAGCACTATTAGTCGTTCTTCTTCGACTGATTATGAGGATGTTGATCAAAGGGCTGATGCATTCATTGCTAATTTTCGGCGGCAGCTCAGATTTGAGAGACAGGTTTCTCTGGAGCTAAGCTACTGCAGGAGGGAGAGTTCTTAG